A single genomic interval of Zobellia nedashkovskayae harbors:
- a CDS encoding DUF5004 domain-containing protein, with protein MRTKCILLLTTALTSVLFLSCDSTDDTIDCTEDFSGVLASAEEKLPGDWVLTAMTADTEIDLTDDETANPSTDLFAQYEDCQKDASYSFGTNRTYVYRQAQNTADCTNQVTLGGTWQLSDDTLRLVTDCNLSSIALTFAEDDSAFMFTNSFSIADAEGKTIQTNVTFTYTLTVQ; from the coding sequence ATGAGAACAAAATGTATTCTTTTACTTACTACGGCACTTACTAGCGTATTATTTTTATCCTGTGATTCTACGGATGATACTATTGACTGTACCGAAGATTTCTCTGGTGTTTTGGCTTCCGCCGAAGAAAAATTACCCGGAGACTGGGTCCTGACCGCCATGACGGCCGATACCGAGATAGACCTAACCGATGATGAAACGGCCAACCCTTCCACAGACCTTTTTGCGCAGTATGAAGATTGCCAGAAAGATGCTTCCTACTCTTTTGGCACCAACCGTACCTATGTATACCGACAAGCACAAAATACAGCGGACTGTACTAACCAAGTCACATTGGGCGGTACGTGGCAACTTAGCGATGATACCCTCCGTTTGGTAACGGATTGTAACCTGAGTTCTATTGCGCTAACCTTTGCAGAAGACGACTCCGCTTTTATGTTTACCAACTCATTTTCTATTGCAGATGCCGAGGGTAAGACCATACAGACCAACGTAACCTTCACTTATACGCTTACGGTGCAATAA
- a CDS encoding S9 family peptidase: MKKMVWINLLAILVFANVGFAQEAKTLTLADIYKNDAFGQKGFGPVRWMKDNKGYSTLEESAGLAGKDIVKYDAKTGKRTIVVSASDLIPKGSEKPLVIKDYKWSNDNTKLLVFTNTRKVWRYHTRGNYWVLNLATKKLSQLGESLPEATLMFAKFSPDGSRVGYVSELNIYVEEVSSNSVTQITKDGGGNIINGTFDWVYEEELSCRDGFRWSPDGENIAYWQSNTAGVGTFYMINNVDSIYSKPIPMPYPKVGTQLSAVKVGVVPAIGGETKWFDIPGDPRNNYLARMDFIPNSNELMIQQLNRPQNTNKVYVAEIETLKFKNILTEKDEAFLDMHDDIRWLDNEKYFTWSSERDGWLHLYKVSRDGTDLQPITKGDFDVVSINCIDPKGGYVYYTASPDDYTQRYLYRSRIDGKGTAQRVTPTSYSGQNAYQISENAKWGIQVFQNATTPPVYSLVSLPAHKQIRVLEDNKDLKQKFDALQLQPKEFVKVDIGDAVLDAFMIKPIGFDPSKKYPLLFYVYGEPAGSTVQDNWGGGSLWDQYMAQQGYIVMSVDNRGTKTPRGKKWRNAIYGQIGILASEDQNKAAHKIMDTYDFIDASRVGIWGWSGGGQMTLNCMFRYPETYKSGLAVSFVSDQRLYDATYQERYMGLLTDNAKGYHDGSPINFAQNLEGNLMVIHGTADDNVHYQSFEMLINKLIENNKIFDMMSYPMRSHRINERENTSYHLRETMEKYWKENLPAGGK, translated from the coding sequence ATGAAGAAAATGGTATGGATCAACCTATTGGCAATTCTAGTATTTGCGAACGTAGGGTTTGCACAAGAAGCAAAAACACTTACCCTGGCGGATATTTATAAAAATGACGCATTTGGTCAGAAAGGTTTTGGTCCCGTTAGGTGGATGAAAGATAACAAGGGCTATTCTACATTAGAGGAAAGTGCCGGTCTTGCCGGGAAAGATATTGTAAAATACGATGCCAAAACGGGGAAAAGGACTATTGTAGTTTCCGCTTCTGATTTAATACCTAAAGGAAGCGAAAAGCCCTTAGTGATCAAAGATTACAAATGGTCTAATGATAATACCAAACTTCTTGTTTTTACCAATACCAGAAAGGTATGGCGTTACCATACTAGAGGAAATTATTGGGTGCTGAATCTAGCTACAAAGAAACTAAGCCAGTTGGGTGAATCCTTGCCAGAGGCTACGCTAATGTTCGCTAAATTTTCGCCAGATGGGTCTAGAGTGGGTTATGTAAGTGAACTAAATATCTATGTAGAAGAGGTAAGCTCAAATAGCGTTACCCAGATTACCAAAGATGGTGGCGGTAATATCATAAACGGGACTTTTGATTGGGTTTATGAGGAAGAACTAAGCTGTAGGGATGGTTTTAGATGGAGTCCTGATGGGGAGAATATTGCCTATTGGCAATCCAATACAGCGGGTGTAGGTACTTTTTATATGATCAATAATGTAGATTCTATTTATTCCAAGCCTATTCCTATGCCGTACCCAAAAGTGGGTACACAACTGTCTGCCGTGAAGGTAGGCGTAGTGCCGGCAATAGGAGGGGAAACGAAATGGTTTGATATTCCTGGTGACCCACGGAATAATTATTTAGCACGAATGGATTTTATACCGAATTCCAACGAGTTAATGATCCAACAACTGAACCGTCCGCAAAACACGAATAAAGTATATGTAGCAGAAATTGAAACGCTAAAGTTTAAAAATATCCTAACAGAGAAAGACGAAGCTTTTTTAGATATGCATGATGATATCCGTTGGTTAGACAACGAGAAATATTTTACATGGTCTAGTGAGCGGGACGGTTGGTTGCATTTATACAAAGTATCGCGAGATGGGACGGATCTTCAACCCATAACCAAAGGCGATTTTGATGTGGTGAGTATAAACTGTATAGATCCAAAAGGAGGGTATGTGTACTATACGGCCTCACCGGATGACTATACACAACGTTATTTATATAGAAGCCGAATTGACGGAAAAGGAACCGCCCAGCGTGTTACGCCCACATCTTATTCTGGCCAGAACGCATACCAGATTTCTGAAAATGCGAAATGGGGAATTCAGGTTTTTCAAAATGCTACGACGCCTCCTGTGTATTCGCTCGTGAGTTTGCCTGCTCATAAACAAATACGGGTGCTTGAGGACAATAAAGATTTGAAACAGAAATTTGATGCGCTGCAACTTCAGCCTAAAGAATTCGTAAAAGTAGATATAGGAGATGCCGTTTTAGATGCGTTTATGATCAAACCTATTGGTTTTGACCCATCAAAAAAATACCCGTTACTTTTTTATGTGTACGGTGAGCCTGCGGGTTCTACGGTGCAGGATAATTGGGGCGGAGGTAGCCTTTGGGACCAGTATATGGCACAACAAGGGTATATTGTTATGAGTGTAGATAATAGGGGAACAAAGACGCCAAGGGGTAAGAAATGGCGTAATGCTATTTACGGACAAATAGGGATTCTGGCTTCTGAGGACCAGAACAAGGCGGCACATAAAATTATGGACACCTATGATTTTATAGATGCCTCTAGAGTTGGTATTTGGGGATGGAGTGGTGGAGGTCAGATGACCTTAAACTGTATGTTCCGTTATCCTGAAACTTACAAATCCGGATTGGCGGTTAGTTTTGTGTCCGATCAAAGATTATATGATGCCACGTACCAGGAACGCTATATGGGCCTGTTAACGGATAATGCTAAAGGATATCATGATGGTTCGCCCATAAATTTCGCCCAAAACCTAGAAGGTAATCTTATGGTTATTCACGGAACGGCAGATGACAATGTACATTACCAAAGCTTTGAAATGTTGATTAATAAACTAATCGAAAATAATAAGATTTTCGATATGATGTCTTACCCCATGAGGTCTCATAGAATTAATGAGCGTGAAAATACATCTTATCACTTAAGGGAGACTATGGAGAAGTATTGGAAAGAGAATCTACCGGCAGGAGGCAAATAG
- a CDS encoding aminopeptidase P family protein, which produces MFSTQEYIARRAGLKKLVGEGLILLTGNDEVGINFEDNIYPFRQDSTFLYFFGIQTFGLTAIIDLDNDEEIIFGDNPSIDHIVFSGPIESLQDQARKVGVSAVKSVSELSEYIGGAVSKEKKVHFLPPYRAEHSVKLSALLNIAIPELEEHSSVELIKAIVKLRTKKSAAEVLEIEKALNITVEMQYRAMEVAKPALKESDVFGEVSKIALAKGVGTSFPRIVTINGQILHNHYRGNELSEGDMLLCDCGGEVASGYAGDLTRTFPIAKKFSATQKAVYDIMYASYRTAVEMLRPGQLFLDVHLAAAEKIVKGLITLGLMKGDPKKAVAEGAHTMFFQCGLGHLLGLDVHDMENLGEQYVGYTDTLKKRTDFGFRSLRLGRALEEGMVLTVEPGIYFIPELIDLRKKEGKYQEFIDYEELEKYRDFGGIRVEDVFLITSNGAQILGNRLPTSATEIEEFMVSYKRL; this is translated from the coding sequence ATGTTTTCAACACAAGAATATATAGCGCGTAGAGCAGGATTAAAGAAGCTGGTAGGAGAAGGATTAATTCTTCTTACGGGCAACGATGAAGTAGGTATAAATTTTGAAGACAACATATACCCTTTTAGACAGGATAGCACCTTTCTTTATTTCTTTGGAATCCAAACTTTTGGCTTAACGGCTATTATTGATTTAGATAATGATGAGGAAATTATTTTTGGTGATAATCCATCAATCGATCATATTGTTTTCTCCGGTCCTATAGAATCATTACAAGACCAAGCTCGTAAAGTGGGAGTGTCAGCTGTAAAGTCGGTTTCAGAATTATCCGAATATATTGGAGGGGCGGTTTCCAAAGAAAAAAAAGTACATTTTTTACCGCCGTACAGAGCAGAACATTCCGTAAAATTATCGGCTTTACTAAATATTGCTATACCCGAACTTGAGGAGCATAGTTCTGTGGAGCTTATAAAAGCGATTGTAAAACTGAGAACTAAAAAATCTGCTGCTGAGGTTTTAGAAATCGAAAAGGCATTGAATATTACGGTAGAAATGCAATATAGGGCAATGGAAGTTGCCAAGCCGGCATTAAAAGAATCCGATGTTTTTGGGGAAGTAAGTAAAATTGCACTTGCCAAAGGAGTAGGAACCTCGTTTCCGCGTATTGTAACCATCAATGGTCAGATTTTGCATAACCACTACAGAGGTAATGAATTGAGTGAAGGAGATATGCTCCTATGCGATTGTGGGGGAGAAGTGGCCTCTGGTTATGCGGGAGATCTTACCCGTACCTTTCCCATTGCTAAAAAGTTCAGTGCAACTCAGAAAGCGGTTTATGATATTATGTATGCGTCTTACCGCACAGCGGTAGAGATGTTACGACCAGGGCAATTGTTTTTAGATGTGCATTTGGCGGCAGCCGAAAAAATAGTTAAAGGTCTAATTACCCTTGGCCTTATGAAAGGAGATCCTAAAAAAGCAGTTGCAGAAGGAGCACATACCATGTTTTTTCAATGTGGTCTGGGGCATTTGTTAGGGCTTGATGTTCATGACATGGAAAATCTGGGAGAGCAATATGTGGGGTATACGGACACCCTAAAAAAACGAACGGATTTTGGTTTCCGTTCCTTACGATTAGGCCGAGCCTTAGAAGAAGGTATGGTGTTGACCGTAGAGCCTGGTATTTACTTTATTCCGGAACTAATTGATTTGAGGAAAAAAGAAGGCAAGTATCAAGAATTCATAGATTATGAAGAACTTGAAAAATATAGAGATTTTGGGGGTATTAGAGTAGAAGATGTGTTTTTGATTACCAGCAACGGTGCACAAATACTAGGAAACAGACTACCCACCTCCGCAACGGAAATTGAAGAGTTTATGGTATCGTATAAAAGGCTGTAA
- a CDS encoding alpha/beta hydrolase, producing the protein MKIYAISGLGADKRVFKYLTLDHELVPVEWIKPNTKESIIEYSKRLIVEYGIGTDKNFGILGVSFGGLIATEISKLTKPRFTILISSVETRNELSGIIKLTGKSKLIELVPESLLNPPKAIARFMFGTDKKELLNSIIDDTDVSFTKWAIRELMNWKNQSQLPSLIKIGGTKDKLLPPKGDNTILIDKGGHFMIVDKAKEISNIINREIKTYYNKI; encoded by the coding sequence ATGAAAATATATGCAATTAGTGGACTTGGAGCAGACAAAAGGGTGTTCAAATATTTGACTCTTGACCACGAATTAGTTCCTGTTGAGTGGATTAAACCCAATACAAAGGAATCTATTATAGAATATTCCAAAAGACTAATCGTTGAATACGGAATAGGCACGGATAAAAATTTCGGGATTTTGGGGGTAAGTTTTGGCGGTTTAATAGCAACTGAAATCAGTAAATTAACTAAACCAAGATTCACTATTTTAATATCATCTGTTGAAACAAGAAATGAATTGAGCGGTATTATCAAACTAACAGGAAAATCAAAACTGATAGAACTCGTTCCTGAGAGCTTGTTAAACCCACCGAAAGCAATTGCACGTTTTATGTTTGGAACGGACAAGAAAGAACTATTAAACTCAATAATAGACGATACGGATGTTAGTTTTACAAAATGGGCGATTAGGGAACTAATGAATTGGAAAAATCAATCTCAATTACCAAGTTTGATTAAGATTGGAGGAACTAAAGATAAATTACTTCCACCAAAAGGAGATAATACAATTTTGATTGATAAAGGTGGACATTTTATGATAGTAGATAAAGCTAAAGAAATAAGTAATATAATAAACCGAGAAATAAAAACGTACTACAACAAAATCTAA
- a CDS encoding DUF808 domain-containing protein, with protein sequence MASGFFALLDDIAALMDDVAAMSKITAKKTAGILGDDLAVNAEKASGFMSDREIPVLWAISKGSMVNKLIILPIAFLLSYLLPSAIIVALVLGGLYLAYEGAEKIYEVFVPHHDAAHQTLNTEMTEADILALEKERVKAAIVTDFILSVEIIIIALGSVADEPLNIQIPVVSLIALIATVGVYGIVAMIVRMDEFGLKLINLNEQDNSFSDYVGRFLVGALPWVIKSLSVIGTIALLLVAGGIFVHNIHFFHDLLPQLPDIVKEFLVGLGVGLVVLAGVKLVMKVISLFKKK encoded by the coding sequence ATGGCCTCAGGATTTTTTGCGTTACTAGATGATATTGCTGCACTTATGGATGATGTTGCGGCTATGAGTAAAATTACCGCCAAGAAAACGGCTGGTATTCTAGGAGATGATTTGGCAGTAAATGCAGAGAAAGCCTCCGGTTTTATGTCCGATCGCGAAATTCCTGTACTGTGGGCCATCTCAAAAGGGTCTATGGTCAATAAGCTAATTATTCTACCCATTGCCTTTCTACTCAGTTACCTCCTCCCCTCTGCTATAATTGTAGCGTTGGTGCTTGGTGGACTTTATTTGGCGTATGAGGGAGCGGAAAAAATCTATGAAGTTTTTGTGCCGCACCATGATGCCGCACACCAAACGCTGAACACAGAAATGACCGAAGCAGATATACTTGCTTTAGAAAAAGAACGCGTAAAAGCAGCCATTGTAACAGACTTTATTCTTTCTGTAGAAATTATTATCATTGCTTTGGGCTCCGTGGCAGATGAGCCGTTAAATATTCAAATACCTGTAGTTTCGCTAATTGCATTAATTGCCACCGTTGGCGTGTATGGTATTGTTGCCATGATTGTTCGTATGGATGAATTTGGTCTTAAACTCATTAACCTTAATGAGCAGGACAATAGCTTTTCTGATTATGTGGGCAGGTTCTTGGTTGGTGCTTTGCCATGGGTCATAAAAAGCCTTTCCGTAATTGGTACTATTGCGCTCCTATTGGTTGCCGGTGGTATTTTTGTGCATAACATTCATTTCTTCCATGACCTTTTACCACAATTACCGGACATTGTTAAAGAATTTCTAGTAGGCCTTGGCGTAGGTTTGGTAGTCTTGGCAGGCGTTAAATTGGTAATGAAGGTGATTAGTCTTTTTAAGAAGAAGTAA
- a CDS encoding lmo0937 family membrane protein gives MKYLIYSIIIVLIIGWILGFLVFQILGGLIHLLLVLAVILIVYNWFIGQKNKE, from the coding sequence ATGAAATATCTTATATATAGTATCATAATAGTATTGATTATTGGATGGATTTTAGGATTTTTGGTCTTTCAGATTTTGGGAGGTCTAATTCACCTATTATTGGTATTGGCCGTTATCCTAATTGTCTATAACTGGTTTATAGGTCAGAAAAATAAAGAATAA